A DNA window from Legionella sp. MW5194 contains the following coding sequences:
- a CDS encoding GNAT family N-acetyltransferase, with amino-acid sequence MLVSKQTAVLIENCIKQTHIDVTCSYPVQSVLNISGGAACFSGTDSFLTQVIGWGFDTERDRFGEDIADIEQFYRQQGHPQVDIELCPLVPHWLPLQLGKRGYQLTEMNTISILDLRQQGVQRHSNNTSCLIRPMEKSELSAWARVVAHGFNCLEAEEHFYRYASARNVTAFAALVDNNLVAGGTIAIHDGIGDLGVTSTLPLYRGKGLQKALLFSRLQFAKEQGAQLAVVTTAPGSVSELNCQKAGFHCAYTRVKLTLGLE; translated from the coding sequence ATGCTGGTATCGAAACAAACCGCTGTTCTGATTGAAAACTGCATCAAACAGACTCACATCGATGTCACCTGCTCCTATCCTGTTCAGTCTGTTTTAAATATATCCGGCGGTGCGGCCTGTTTTTCTGGAACAGACTCGTTTCTGACACAGGTGATTGGTTGGGGGTTTGACACCGAAAGAGATCGGTTTGGTGAGGACATAGCAGACATAGAACAGTTTTATCGCCAACAGGGTCATCCCCAGGTGGATATCGAGCTTTGCCCCCTGGTGCCTCATTGGTTGCCTTTGCAACTCGGCAAACGCGGTTACCAATTAACGGAAATGAATACCATTTCGATTCTTGACTTAAGGCAGCAGGGGGTGCAAAGGCATTCAAACAATACCTCCTGCCTTATCCGCCCGATGGAAAAAAGTGAGTTGAGTGCCTGGGCGCGGGTGGTTGCGCATGGCTTCAACTGCCTGGAGGCAGAGGAGCATTTTTATCGCTATGCCAGTGCACGCAATGTCACGGCATTTGCTGCTCTGGTTGATAACAACCTGGTGGCGGGAGGAACGATCGCCATTCACGATGGCATTGGTGATTTGGGCGTGACCAGTACCCTTCCCCTTTACCGGGGAAAAGGCCTGCAAAAAGCGTTGCTTTTCAGCCGGCTGCAATTTGCTAAAGAACAGGGCGCTCAGCTTGCAGTGGTGACGACCGCGCCGGGATCGGTGTCTGAATTAAATTGCCAAAAAGCAGGGTTTCATTGTGCCTATACCCGGGTGAAATTGACCCTTGGCCTTGAATAA
- a CDS encoding glycoside hydrolase family 3 N-terminal domain-containing protein → MNYLASALAVVFSLFMVNETEASDSRLRDKIGQMLIVGFEGKNVDVHSPILQAIAEENIGGVILFDYSDQTETFNKNIESPKQVQRLNQTLQRAADEANRLHHREPLPLLISVDYEGGEVNRLNAKYGFPAIPSAEVFARLDDARAHQLAETMALTLTRNGFNLDFAPLIDVNVNPDNPVIGQLRRSFSADPKVVAHYAGVVSSHLRSHGLQCAYKHFPGHGSSTADSHVGFVDVSHTWKTMELRPYQQLLHQKFSCGMIMTAHIVNRQLDESGLPATLSHKVLTGLLRGKLKFDGVIVTDDMQMKAISDHYGLEKALTLAINAGADMIMFGNQLSDKPQETKALVDLIEAKVKAGEISEKRIDEAYQHIVAFKRSLKKD, encoded by the coding sequence ATGAACTATTTAGCCAGCGCACTGGCTGTCGTGTTCAGTCTGTTCATGGTCAACGAAACGGAGGCGTCAGACAGTCGTTTGCGGGACAAGATTGGGCAAATGCTTATCGTGGGCTTTGAAGGAAAAAACGTGGATGTGCACTCCCCCATACTTCAAGCGATTGCAGAAGAGAACATTGGTGGGGTCATCTTGTTTGACTACAGTGACCAAACGGAGACCTTTAATAAAAACATTGAAAGTCCCAAACAGGTTCAGCGCTTAAACCAAACGTTGCAGCGCGCTGCAGATGAGGCCAACCGCCTCCACCATCGTGAACCCTTGCCTTTATTGATTTCAGTCGATTATGAGGGCGGCGAAGTGAATCGCCTGAATGCGAAATACGGCTTCCCGGCTATCCCTTCAGCGGAGGTTTTCGCAAGGCTGGACGATGCCAGGGCGCATCAACTCGCCGAAACCATGGCGCTGACCTTAACCCGCAATGGCTTTAATCTGGATTTTGCCCCATTGATTGACGTCAATGTGAATCCGGACAACCCTGTTATTGGTCAATTGCGCCGCAGTTTTTCCGCTGATCCCAAGGTGGTCGCCCATTACGCCGGTGTCGTGTCCAGCCATTTGCGATCGCATGGTCTACAATGCGCCTACAAGCATTTTCCGGGCCATGGCAGTTCGACCGCCGACTCGCATGTCGGATTTGTCGATGTCTCCCACACCTGGAAAACCATGGAATTACGTCCCTATCAACAATTACTGCATCAGAAATTCTCCTGTGGCATGATCATGACTGCCCATATCGTTAACCGTCAACTCGACGAGTCGGGTTTACCTGCCACCTTGTCCCATAAAGTATTAACCGGGCTTTTACGTGGCAAGTTAAAATTTGATGGCGTAATTGTTACCGATGATATGCAAATGAAAGCCATCAGCGATCATTATGGTCTTGAAAAGGCACTGACCCTGGCGATTAATGCCGGTGCTGACATGATTATGTTTGGTAATCAGTTAAGCGATAAGCCTCAGGAAACCAAAGCCCTGGTTGATCTCATTGAAGCAAAAGTCAAGGCAGGTGAAATCAGCGAAAAACGCATTGACGAGGCGTATCAGCACATCGTTGCTTTTAAGCGCTCACTTAAAAAGGATTAA
- a CDS encoding acyltransferase family protein codes for MQKTLSRCMALDVFRGLTVALMVIVNSPGNQTAYSWLEHSTWNGCTLADLVFPFFILMVGTSSVFSLSHARSRGLTARQLLPKIIQRAAILFLIGLLLNAFPRFDWSHLRVYGVLQRIALCYLAASLVYLTCTVRTQVFIASVLLLGYWLLLCFIPVPDQGSITLSLKGNWVGYVDRVLMAPGHLYTGLFDPEGLLSTLPAIATALIGNLLGVGLLDESPPAQKNRLMLMSGLGLMLVGGLWGLLFPINKALWTSSYVLWTGGVALLLFSGCYWLMDVKGLKTWGQPFRVLGTQALAVYVLHVLFLKLQAMVKWTLADGTVVSAKLMITRTLFGWAKAENASLFYALFYCALWWAVAFVRQKNRTTGGGVRITPGSP; via the coding sequence TTGCAGAAAACACTGTCGCGTTGCATGGCCCTGGATGTGTTTCGTGGATTGACAGTGGCTTTGATGGTCATTGTCAACAGCCCTGGAAACCAAACGGCTTATTCCTGGCTTGAGCATTCCACCTGGAATGGCTGTACGTTGGCGGATCTGGTTTTTCCGTTTTTTATTCTGATGGTGGGGACGTCCTCTGTGTTCAGCTTGTCCCACGCCCGGTCACGCGGTCTTACTGCCAGGCAATTGTTGCCAAAAATCATTCAACGTGCCGCTATACTGTTTTTAATCGGTCTGCTGCTCAATGCCTTTCCCCGGTTTGATTGGTCACATCTTCGCGTTTATGGTGTATTGCAGCGTATCGCCCTATGCTATTTAGCTGCGTCCCTGGTGTATTTAACCTGCACAGTAAGAACTCAGGTTTTTATCGCTTCAGTCCTATTGCTGGGGTATTGGCTTCTTCTGTGTTTTATTCCTGTGCCTGATCAGGGTTCAATTACCTTAAGCCTTAAGGGAAACTGGGTAGGGTATGTTGACCGTGTGTTAATGGCCCCCGGTCATTTATATACCGGACTTTTTGATCCGGAAGGGTTGCTGAGTACCCTTCCTGCAATCGCCACTGCCTTGATAGGAAACTTATTAGGCGTAGGGTTGCTTGATGAATCGCCTCCTGCTCAAAAAAACCGCCTCATGCTGATGAGCGGGCTCGGTTTAATGCTTGTCGGGGGGCTCTGGGGACTGCTTTTTCCCATCAACAAGGCGTTATGGACAAGTTCTTACGTGCTGTGGACGGGTGGTGTGGCCTTACTCCTTTTCAGCGGTTGTTACTGGCTCATGGATGTCAAAGGCTTAAAAACCTGGGGTCAACCTTTCAGGGTGTTGGGTACCCAGGCGCTGGCGGTTTATGTTCTCCATGTGCTGTTTTTAAAACTCCAGGCAATGGTAAAATGGACACTGGCTGACGGGACGGTGGTGAGTGCAAAACTGATGATTACCCGCACCTTGTTTGGCTGGGCGAAAGCAGAAAATGCCTCGTTGTTCTATGCCTTGTTTTATTGCGCCTTATGGTGGGCGGTGGCCTTTGTGAGACAGAAAAACAGGACAACAGGCGGGGGCGTGCGTATAACTCCAGGCTCACCATGA
- a CDS encoding heme biosynthesis HemY N-terminal domain-containing protein, producing MIRLFFIFIVLLTSVWLGIQLSHDPGYLLIAINHWTVETTLWVAIILALLGFFLLHYLLLLGSRLSRTPRAYKAWRHKRRTQHAQEQTRRGLIEFSEGYWSEARSNLIKALPNAETPLLNYLTAARAAQEMGDNQLRDDYLREAQQSMPEAKIAVELTQAQLQLANKQWEQALATLRHLQDLAPKHPYVLKLLIHLYREVRDWPQLIALLPELKKYHVLTGADYDNLRHQTYLQALCDLAKAGQSEALTQLVNSLPKALTYDPELMAEYGRYLAKQGQETQAESILRQTLRKQYSPLLVTLYGQLKVSESQLTFAESLLKKHPNSPELLLCLGQLSTHNHLWGKARTYFEKSLELEPTPQAYEELGKLLQELNDAAGACQAYRQGLTLVINKK from the coding sequence ATGATAAGGCTCTTTTTCATTTTCATTGTCCTCTTAACCTCCGTCTGGCTGGGCATCCAGTTAAGCCACGACCCAGGCTATCTGCTGATTGCCATTAACCACTGGACGGTTGAAACCACCTTGTGGGTAGCGATAATCCTGGCGTTGCTTGGTTTTTTTCTGCTTCATTACCTGCTTCTTTTAGGCTCCCGTTTAAGCCGAACTCCCCGCGCCTACAAGGCCTGGCGGCATAAACGGCGTACCCAGCATGCACAGGAGCAGACCCGGCGGGGCTTGATTGAATTCAGTGAAGGCTATTGGTCAGAGGCCCGCAGTAACCTGATAAAGGCCCTTCCCAATGCGGAAACTCCCTTACTGAATTACCTGACTGCTGCGCGCGCAGCGCAGGAAATGGGCGATAATCAACTGCGCGATGATTATTTGCGCGAGGCTCAGCAATCCATGCCTGAAGCCAAAATTGCCGTTGAATTAACCCAGGCCCAATTGCAGTTGGCCAACAAACAATGGGAGCAGGCTTTGGCCACGTTAAGGCACCTGCAGGATTTAGCGCCTAAACACCCCTACGTTTTAAAGCTGTTAATCCATCTTTACCGGGAAGTGCGGGATTGGCCACAATTGATTGCGCTTTTGCCGGAATTGAAAAAATACCATGTGTTAACCGGTGCCGACTACGACAATTTACGGCATCAGACTTACCTGCAAGCCCTGTGTGATCTGGCAAAAGCCGGTCAAAGTGAGGCCTTGACCCAGTTGGTAAACAGCCTGCCCAAGGCCTTGACTTATGATCCTGAACTGATGGCTGAATATGGACGCTACCTGGCCAAACAGGGTCAGGAAACACAGGCAGAATCCATTTTAAGACAGACCCTGCGAAAACAATACAGCCCGCTTTTAGTTACCCTGTATGGGCAATTGAAGGTCAGTGAATCCCAACTCACCTTCGCGGAATCCCTGTTAAAAAAGCATCCCAACTCCCCGGAGTTGTTGCTTTGCCTCGGCCAATTAAGCACGCACAATCACTTATGGGGAAAAGCGCGCACCTATTTTGAAAAGAGCCTGGAGCTCGAGCCTACACCCCAGGCTTATGAAGAGTTGGGCAAATTACTGCAGGAATTAAATGATGCAGCAGGCGCCTGCCAAGCTTATCGACAGGGGTTAACGCTGGTTATTAATAAAAAATAA
- a CDS encoding uroporphyrinogen-III C-methyltransferase, translating to MTKHRDDAPPSLPSEARPERPEAKSEPRRLRWSPLSFAALGAAALSLILAWYALSESRQFNEDKQSLQTAFETLSQAQQSHVQQLNQLQQQIKSAQSQLQERLTELNNHVNTAMAQRLYQKQDWVLLKARYYLELAQINAHWTDNQETTAALLQQADELLKTLSDQRIYAIRQAIAKEIADVKSSPALDIAGLMSQLDAAQSLVSKLPIKQSISSPSANPLPAAQQGTPSAWRERLRESLNLLEKLVVVRHQTDDIRPILSPLHQALLRESIRMNLQEAQWALLQNNEQVYQQSLTQALKDIHRTFEKKAPVTQSLVKELHALKQTALNPARPVLGQSLPLLNQLIESNTASTPSAAQPASTQEDN from the coding sequence ATGACTAAACACCGTGATGACGCTCCTCCCTCTTTGCCATCCGAAGCAAGGCCTGAGCGTCCTGAAGCAAAAAGCGAGCCTCGTCGTTTACGCTGGTCGCCGCTTTCGTTTGCTGCCCTGGGTGCTGCGGCCCTGTCACTGATTTTAGCCTGGTATGCCCTTTCAGAGTCACGACAGTTCAACGAAGACAAGCAGAGTCTCCAGACAGCATTTGAAACCCTTAGCCAGGCGCAGCAAAGTCATGTGCAACAACTTAATCAGTTACAGCAACAGATTAAAAGCGCGCAAAGCCAGTTGCAGGAGCGACTCACGGAGTTAAACAACCACGTGAATACCGCCATGGCACAACGACTCTACCAAAAGCAGGATTGGGTCTTGCTTAAAGCGCGCTATTATCTTGAACTGGCGCAAATCAATGCGCACTGGACGGACAATCAGGAAACCACCGCTGCTCTTTTGCAACAGGCCGATGAGCTGCTGAAAACCCTGTCTGATCAGCGCATCTATGCCATTCGTCAGGCCATTGCCAAGGAAATTGCCGATGTGAAATCCTCCCCCGCCCTTGATATTGCCGGATTAATGAGCCAGCTCGATGCCGCACAGAGCCTCGTATCCAAGTTGCCGATTAAACAAAGCATCAGCAGCCCTTCTGCCAATCCGCTGCCCGCTGCTCAGCAAGGCACACCTTCCGCCTGGCGGGAAAGGCTCAGGGAAAGCTTAAATCTCCTGGAAAAACTGGTCGTGGTCCGTCATCAGACGGACGACATCAGGCCCATTCTTTCACCGCTTCATCAGGCCTTGCTCAGGGAAAGCATTCGCATGAACCTGCAGGAAGCTCAGTGGGCACTGCTACAGAATAATGAGCAGGTTTATCAACAATCGCTGACCCAGGCATTGAAAGACATCCATCGCACCTTTGAAAAAAAGGCGCCGGTCACTCAATCGTTGGTCAAGGAACTGCATGCCTTGAAACAAACGGCATTAAATCCTGCCCGCCCGGTACTTGGTCAATCCCTACCGCTTTTGAATCAATTGATTGAAAGTAACACTGCCTCCACGCCTTCTGCCGCACAACCGGCTTCCACGCAAGAGGATAACTGA
- a CDS encoding sensor histidine kinase KdpD — protein sequence MGNFKKAVTYLDHSMQRSLSHAAHQLVAVGILAFAGFPLFYWIWTDWFPQPYENLSLRLVASLLGLGLALTPYWPLRLKPYLPWYWFITILYALPFFYSYFFLMSHASVISAMSLLCSVFLLVLLVDVPTMIILLVLGWGLALLCHYLSAPVVYFGEEHVEMLLVVSFVIIVGSTVNYKTAMLQQQRLDGMAAAAGMIAHELRTPLLGIKSGAVAMARYSPQLVQAYHLASEKGLLNNAIRPNRLQQLAGIHERIVSEIDYANTIIDMLLVKAGRENSLQNCKLEACSIADCLEQALERYPFKSSDERQLISWHGDFNFYGSRLLMQHVLFNLIKNALYAIATVQKGDVVIWAEQGEKYNFLYFRDSAKGMSEQQLARLFNHFYTTTFMGTGLGLSFCKLVMQRFGGDIQCESQEGVYTQFVLTFPKYD from the coding sequence ATGGGCAATTTCAAAAAGGCGGTGACCTACCTTGATCATTCAATGCAGCGCAGCCTGTCGCATGCTGCACATCAGCTTGTTGCCGTAGGGATACTTGCTTTTGCAGGGTTTCCTTTATTCTACTGGATCTGGACAGACTGGTTCCCACAACCCTATGAAAATTTAAGCTTAAGGCTTGTGGCAAGCCTGCTCGGATTGGGTCTGGCCTTAACGCCTTATTGGCCGTTGCGATTAAAACCCTACCTGCCCTGGTACTGGTTTATAACCATCCTTTATGCCTTGCCGTTCTTTTATTCCTATTTTTTTTTAATGAGCCATGCCAGCGTAATATCGGCGATGTCGCTTTTGTGCAGTGTGTTTCTTCTGGTGCTGCTCGTTGATGTGCCGACCATGATTATTCTGCTGGTGCTGGGCTGGGGATTGGCACTGCTTTGCCATTACCTGTCAGCGCCCGTGGTCTATTTTGGCGAAGAGCATGTCGAAATGCTCCTGGTGGTGAGCTTTGTCATTATTGTGGGTTCAACGGTAAATTACAAAACAGCCATGCTGCAACAGCAGCGTTTGGACGGGATGGCAGCAGCTGCCGGGATGATTGCGCATGAATTGCGAACGCCGCTGCTTGGCATTAAAAGCGGGGCTGTGGCCATGGCGCGGTATTCGCCGCAACTGGTTCAAGCCTATCATTTAGCCAGTGAAAAAGGGTTGCTCAACAATGCCATTAGGCCCAACCGATTGCAACAATTAGCCGGCATCCATGAGCGCATCGTCAGTGAAATTGATTATGCCAATACCATCATTGACATGCTGCTGGTCAAAGCCGGCCGTGAAAACTCGCTGCAAAACTGTAAATTGGAGGCCTGTTCCATTGCGGATTGCCTTGAGCAGGCCCTGGAACGTTATCCGTTCAAAAGCAGTGACGAGCGTCAGCTCATCAGCTGGCATGGTGATTTTAATTTTTACGGGTCCAGGTTGTTAATGCAGCATGTGTTGTTTAATCTCATTAAAAATGCATTGTATGCCATCGCCACGGTGCAAAAAGGGGATGTGGTGATCTGGGCTGAGCAGGGAGAAAAGTACAATTTTCTTTATTTCAGGGATTCCGCAAAAGGCATGTCTGAGCAACAATTGGCGCGTTTGTTTAATCATTTTTATACCACCACGTTTATGGGAACGGGTCTTGGATTGTCTTTTTGCAAACTGGTCATGCAGCGTTTTGGGGGAGATATTCAGTGTGAATCGCAGGAAGGGGTCTACACTCAATTCGTGTTGACATTTCCCAAGTACGACTGA
- a CDS encoding response regulator, giving the protein MQHYSIPTCYFPSTALFIDDSRDFLLNFVLQLDEGLAYRMFDSPFDALDCIQRKRGESETLSQRCLSEYTEAKHCPLTNQTINLNLAAIHAEIYNPRRFSEISVVVVDYAMPGIDGIEFCRRIADTNIKKILLTGKADEKVAIEAFNEGLIHRYIQKSDPLAAELITKSIYELQWQYFQAMSEMIVRMLSVTSPSCLHDKHFAAFFKQLREERGIVEYYLADNSGSFLLLDDDARVSFLIVKNQSDLRLHYDLARDNGVDGPVLEQLLSGEKIPCLWQVNSLNANWENNLVPAHPLQGEDTYYYAYVQGTALFDVQEDRILSYHRHLEEVDAEELLLL; this is encoded by the coding sequence ATGCAACATTATTCAATTCCCACCTGTTATTTTCCAAGTACTGCCTTGTTTATTGACGACAGCCGCGATTTTTTGCTGAATTTCGTGCTGCAACTGGATGAAGGATTGGCTTATCGCATGTTCGATTCCCCGTTTGATGCACTGGATTGCATTCAAAGAAAACGGGGTGAATCCGAAACGCTGAGTCAGCGCTGCTTAAGCGAATACACCGAAGCTAAACATTGTCCGCTGACCAATCAAACCATCAATTTGAATCTGGCGGCCATTCACGCTGAAATTTACAATCCCCGGCGGTTCTCGGAAATCTCCGTGGTGGTCGTGGATTATGCCATGCCCGGCATAGATGGCATTGAGTTTTGCCGCCGCATTGCCGACACCAACATTAAAAAAATACTGCTGACTGGTAAGGCCGATGAAAAAGTAGCAATTGAAGCCTTCAATGAGGGATTGATCCATCGCTACATTCAGAAAAGTGATCCCTTGGCGGCCGAATTGATCACCAAGAGCATTTATGAACTGCAATGGCAGTATTTTCAGGCGATGTCAGAAATGATCGTTCGCATGCTGTCAGTGACGTCACCAAGCTGCCTTCATGATAAACATTTTGCCGCATTTTTTAAGCAATTGCGCGAAGAAAGAGGTATTGTCGAATATTACCTGGCCGACAATTCGGGCAGTTTCCTGTTGCTGGATGATGATGCCCGCGTGAGCTTCCTGATTGTAAAAAACCAATCGGATTTACGTTTGCATTATGATCTGGCGCGTGACAACGGGGTAGATGGGCCGGTTCTTGAGCAACTATTAAGCGGGGAAAAAATCCCCTGCCTCTGGCAGGTCAACAGTTTAAATGCAAACTGGGAAAACAATCTCGTGCCTGCTCATCCACTCCAGGGCGAAGACACCTATTATTATGCCTATGTTCAAGGCACGGCATTGTTTGATGTCCAGGAAGACAGAATACTCTCTTACCACCGTCACCTTGAAGAGGTGGATGCTGAGGAATTACTGTTGCTTTAA
- a CDS encoding cytochrome c5 family protein, which yields MRFGIFMLLIALSSGVYAVDDFDKQQIINRIKPVGSVRVQKEGEAQTPSTQPVQTAAVEKKEPGQAVYDQYCSVCHRDGVAGAPKFRVEAEWKARIAARKDIDGLTASAIKGLNAMPAKGTCVDCSDEDIKNAILYMLPQS from the coding sequence ATGCGCTTTGGCATTTTTATGTTGCTCATAGCCTTATCATCAGGTGTCTATGCGGTGGATGATTTTGACAAGCAGCAGATTATTAACCGCATCAAACCGGTAGGCAGCGTGCGTGTCCAGAAAGAAGGAGAGGCGCAAACGCCATCCACCCAGCCTGTGCAGACCGCTGCGGTAGAAAAAAAGGAACCAGGGCAGGCAGTTTATGATCAGTATTGCAGTGTCTGTCATCGTGACGGTGTGGCCGGGGCGCCCAAATTCCGTGTCGAAGCCGAATGGAAGGCACGCATCGCTGCTCGAAAAGACATCGATGGTCTGACCGCCTCCGCGATCAAGGGCCTCAATGCCATGCCAGCGAAAGGAACCTGTGTGGATTGCAGCGACGAGGACATTAAAAACGCGATTCTATACATGTTGCCTCAATCATGA
- a CDS encoding disulfide bond formation protein B, whose protein sequence is MSSRFYRYWQLLLVFVTLFVLAASFYFQLVRDLTPCPLCLMQRFSVMALLAFTMMSWFWGMSRGGKYIAALIITFAVAGFYFAARQIWLQSLPPEQTPACLPGLDVLIRYFPWQDVVHALLLGAGDCAEITWTWLGLSMPAWAALYFLAMILAGAINWLVLSKR, encoded by the coding sequence ATGAGTTCCAGGTTTTACCGTTATTGGCAATTGTTATTGGTGTTTGTCACCCTGTTCGTGCTTGCCGCTTCCTTCTATTTTCAACTGGTCAGGGACTTGACGCCCTGTCCCCTTTGCCTGATGCAGCGTTTCAGTGTCATGGCCTTATTGGCTTTCACCATGATGTCCTGGTTTTGGGGAATGAGTCGTGGCGGAAAATACATTGCGGCATTGATCATCACCTTTGCGGTGGCGGGATTTTATTTTGCCGCGCGCCAGATCTGGTTGCAATCCCTGCCGCCGGAACAAACCCCGGCTTGCCTGCCAGGTCTTGATGTGTTAATCCGCTATTTTCCCTGGCAGGATGTGGTGCATGCTTTGCTCTTGGGCGCAGGGGACTGTGCCGAGATTACCTGGACTTGGTTGGGATTGTCCATGCCGGCCTGGGCTGCACTTTATTTTCTTGCCATGATTCTGGCCGGAGCCATTAACTGGCTGGTGTTGAGTAAACGCTAG
- the tgt gene encoding tRNA guanosine(34) transglycosylase Tgt: MSSFHCEVLHAYPHNKARVARVKTAHGEFITPVFMPVGTRAGVNNMMPEELIQAGSQIILGGNTYHMLCAPGMTVIEKAGGMHPFMNWHGPMLTDSGGFQVFSLSRNKEICTIDEEGAHFKLPDGQRVIHMTPEMSLETQKIIGADIIMAFDQCTPDALSREQARQVMTRTHRWLKQSIAYHQEHPHSRYGYSQALFGIIQGGIYEELRRESAAFVSSVTTDGVAIGGETVGFDMEKTVEIIRWVHAFLPENKPRYTMGVGMSPQDLLDVVKEGIDMFDCVAPTRNARHGALYCGEVIKEGHWLKFDSPHENQRIQIKKAHYAEDDSPVMPGCQCYTCRHYSRAFLHHLFKQKATLFTALASIHNIHVMHDVCAKMRDLILSSSNDERPI, from the coding sequence ATGAGTTCATTTCATTGCGAAGTCCTGCACGCCTATCCCCACAATAAAGCCCGGGTGGCTCGCGTTAAAACCGCCCATGGCGAATTTATCACGCCCGTCTTCATGCCGGTAGGCACCCGTGCCGGCGTCAATAATATGATGCCGGAAGAGTTAATTCAGGCAGGCAGTCAAATCATATTGGGTGGCAACACCTACCACATGCTTTGTGCACCTGGAATGACAGTCATTGAAAAAGCAGGCGGCATGCACCCGTTTATGAATTGGCATGGGCCGATGTTGACCGATAGCGGTGGTTTCCAGGTGTTTAGTCTGTCACGAAACAAGGAGATTTGTACCATTGATGAAGAGGGGGCGCATTTCAAATTGCCTGATGGCCAACGTGTTATTCACATGACGCCGGAAATGTCGCTTGAAACCCAGAAAATCATTGGTGCCGATATCATCATGGCCTTTGATCAATGCACACCCGATGCGTTAAGTAGAGAGCAAGCCCGGCAGGTCATGACGCGCACTCACCGCTGGCTGAAACAATCCATTGCCTACCACCAGGAACATCCCCATTCGCGCTACGGTTATTCCCAGGCTTTGTTTGGCATTATCCAGGGTGGCATTTATGAGGAGTTACGCCGCGAAAGCGCGGCGTTTGTCAGTTCCGTTACTACCGACGGCGTGGCCATTGGTGGCGAAACCGTTGGTTTTGATATGGAAAAAACCGTGGAAATCATCCGTTGGGTCCATGCGTTTCTTCCGGAAAACAAGCCGCGTTATACCATGGGGGTCGGCATGTCACCCCAGGATTTACTGGATGTCGTCAAAGAAGGCATTGACATGTTTGATTGTGTGGCACCTACCCGCAATGCCCGCCATGGCGCCCTGTATTGCGGCGAAGTGATTAAAGAAGGGCATTGGCTTAAATTTGACAGCCCTCATGAAAATCAGCGGATCCAGATAAAAAAAGCACATTATGCCGAGGACGATAGCCCAGTCATGCCGGGATGCCAATGCTACACCTGCCGACATTATTCACGGGCTTTTCTGCACCATCTGTTTAAACAAAAAGCCACCTTATTTACCGCCTTGGCGAGTATTCATAATATTCATGTCATGCACGATGTTTGTGCTAAAATGCGTGATTTGATTTTATCGTCGTCCAATGACGAGCGTCCTATTTAA
- a CDS encoding peptidylprolyl isomerase, which yields MVIISTSMGDIHVELDKENTPITADNFLEYVRSGFYNDTMFHRVIDKFMIQGGGLTADMEQKKGNAPIKNEAKNAKPNKRGTIAMARTMDPHSATSQFFINVVDNAFLNFTGEHPQGYGYCVFGEVVDGMDVVDAIVKVKTGQRMGHGDVPLEDVVIREVREA from the coding sequence ATGGTCATTATTTCAACGTCAATGGGCGATATCCACGTCGAACTGGATAAGGAAAATACCCCAATCACTGCCGATAATTTTCTGGAGTATGTCCGCAGCGGGTTTTATAACGATACCATGTTTCATCGCGTGATTGATAAATTCATGATCCAGGGCGGTGGATTGACCGCGGACATGGAGCAGAAAAAAGGCAATGCGCCGATCAAAAACGAGGCGAAGAATGCCAAGCCAAACAAGCGCGGGACGATTGCCATGGCAAGAACCATGGATCCGCATTCCGCTACTTCCCAATTCTTCATCAATGTGGTTGATAATGCATTCCTGAATTTTACCGGAGAGCATCCGCAAGGTTATGGTTACTGCGTATTTGGCGAAGTGGTCGATGGTATGGATGTAGTCGATGCCATCGTCAAAGTCAAAACAGGCCAACGCATGGGGCATGGGGATGTGCCGCTTGAAGACGTGGTTATTCGCGAAGTCCGCGAAGCCTGA